The Chanos chanos chromosome 3, fChaCha1.1, whole genome shotgun sequence genome segment CCCCTCACATGTTACTCAGTCTGGATGCCTTTTTCGTTCTGCCCCTCTAGTCTGCTCATGAAGTGTCCTGTATCtctaagaaaaagaataaagaaatgtgtctaaccgcacacacacacacacacacacacacacacacacacacacactgctctctcctcactcttGTCAAATCTTATTCTCACTGTTAGTCAGGTGGCCACTTAGCCACAAGTTCTCTTCTGACCAGACAAATGAGTTTTCAAGCTCTGTAGGAGAGCAGCATTATTGTCACTAATGCAAACTGTATTTAAACTGACATTACTTACCTCACGATCTCACATTATATACTGGTTTGTGTATAGTTTCTACATAGAAAATATACACAATCCAGTATCACCTGAGGGTAACTTACTCCACTGTCTTTAAAGAGACtcatattaataaataaaatgtattctaCGCATAATACTTGATGAAAATGAGCTCGCGAACTGCATGACATATACTTTATCTGATACAGGggttaaaaagaataaaactaTGTGAGCagggttttatttttgtctttgtggcatgtatgaaaaaagaaataacccGAGGTGTATATGGTTGATTCACATATTCTGTGTTTCATCTGCAGCCCTTTGCacctctacttttttttttttttttttttttttacatctgtcaAGGTATTTTGATGTCCTCTTTTCCTGTTGTGGAAAAACTGCGGCTTTCAAATTAAACGGACTATATCCTTTCCTCAAACCGTCAAAACCTATTTTCCTCATTCTGTGGAACCCCTATAGCTGTATAGCTTCATATCAGCTGAGTGTAACGTTACTGACAACATGCAAAATGACAAGTCAAAATATACCCATTTGACCCTCAAtaacccctccacccccccacccttaTCTCTGAGATTAATTGCGCATAGACGCATCGTAGCATGTTAATCATATACGTGTTGGAAGAGGAATAGGCGCAGATTTTTACTATCACAAATGATAAACATCTTGCCAGAAATAGGTGTAATGTCCATAAACTTGTAGCAACTAAAGGATTGtccacacatatgtatacaaacGCTGAAAGTATGCAAATTTGTTGTGTAGGCGCCGTGTACTCGCATCCTAAATTTGCACACAATTGTCCGTTGCATTTTATGTGATTTGTGAGGCTCttaattttaaataatttttaagTGGACTATTTCTGTTTATTGCAATTAAAGCACACCATAACGTAATCTTACCTCTTGGGACAGAGCTACGAAAACATCTTTGTAAATTAAGATGGATCGCGTCGTCGCTTGTATATATCTGTAGCTGCCATGATACTTGTATAAGAAAGGTTGACTTAATTTTATAGATGCTTATATTTTCTGTTATCCTAGTGGACACTtaagaaagggggaggggggctgtaAAACCCATGGCgcttttcttttaaatcctGTTCAGAAGAGATCAGTGCTTTTGATATTTGGTCAAAAACCTTCACGACCAATGAACAGTCCAGGGGGTCTTAAAAACAGgatcaccacacactgctctcttctTACGCATTTAATGACATAGAAGTGGGGTTTTACGGATTCTGACTACGAGTGTGAAGGCCTACGTTTTCGTCCGGGTCGATATGAGTAACAACGCCAATCAGCTGGTGGGTATTATTTACACTAAATCAGtagccatttatttatttatttatttaccgaATTTCTGTTGCTGTCTTTTACTTGACAGGTGTAACGCGTATACAAAGAGCagcctcagaaaaaaacattcttgtAACAAGGGAGTAACTGTATAATCATGATTttattaaatgatttatttgagCTTTATTACTTGAAATTGCTACACAAGGAGGAATTGGCCGCAGCATTTAAAATCTAGTTAATTTAGACGGCATTCAGTGTTCAAACGAAGTCGtttgttcatattttaaaatgatacacTCTCAGTTATGCACAAGAATAAGGTTCTCGTGCATATTTTCTCCAGTGACATAAATGCCGATGTATTCAGCTAAGACAATTGCAACAGTAGAATCCACGCAGGAATAAACAGCAAAAAGGAGATATTcgagaaatgtttgttttaaaaactgaagTGTCATTGCTTAACCACAAAGCAACTTGTGATGTGCTCATGTGATTTGATGAATGGACAAGACGTTGGCGTGTAAATGTTCGCTGGCCCATTGCGCGCAAGTTGGTACGTATCAAGCGGGAAAGAGACAAAACCAACAGTGCATCTGTAACCATTCGTGTGTATAACCACCTTTGCTCGATTCTGATTTGAAAGAAAATTCGCTGAGTAGACATGTAGTTCATTCAGCACATTtagtttgttttatatttagaCTTTAGACACGTGTTTTTGTAGCCTACCTTACATGGGTCGATGTTTACTCGGATGTTTGTAATGCCCAAGTGTGCAAAACCTCTAACAACTCTAATCTACCTcgtcgacaaaaaaaaaaaaacatttctagaATTATACCATTCATAGAATTATACAATTCATTATGTAACaagtttgtgttcagtgtgaggtAGCCACATGGCTTACAAAGCTGATTAGGGCATTTTTCCCTAATCCTGGTACTTTTAGTCACATAGCTCCACGTTCTCCAGGAGCAATGCTGACTCACCTACCTCTGAGCTTGTTTTCCTTAGCTATAGAATGGAAGAGAAACATGAGAGTGAGATGGTGAGTGAAAGTTGTGGTAGGGTAGGGGGAGACTTGTAAGAGGTAGTGTTAGCAAGTGACAGCTCTTAAAATGAAAGTTTGAATGATGTTTTGTGTCTTATGGTATTGCTTTTTTTCAGGAATCATGTTCCAAGTTTAGCATTCCAGTATATCTGTGTAAGTGAGGGTAAAGTACTGGGAAGGCATGTATTCTGTTCTAGAAACATCTGTCAAAGTTCATCTGCATCTGTTTGTTACTGCAGTCAGATTTCTCACAAGTAGGGAGAAATTAGCTAGCATTGTCTTATACACAACTTTTCTTTGTTAAGGTGGAAGTCGAGTAGTTGCTTAGAATTTGTCGTCAAAATGAACTGCAGTAGGTGAGGAAGATTTAAGGTGATAGTACTATACGTTGGaaaagaatttgtttttgactgtgtttgtccaTGGGATTACTGCTGCAGAATGCAGGCACTGTCGCTTTGTAAAATACAGTTCAGGAAATAAATTTAACAAGTACTGACCAAACAAATATTCTGACCCCAATGAACAGACGCACAGATGTCACAACTCCCTAAAATATGGAAAaatttgaaataataatttcaattgtatgtgtgtgtgtgtgtgtgtctgtcactctctctctgcaggactATGATGTGCAGAAGCAGattgagagagaggtgagagtgagggagggagcaTGTAAACTTCTGGCCGCATGCTCCCAGAGAGATCAGGCACTGCAGACTTCTAAGAGTCTCCTGACCTGTAACAGACGCATCATGGCCCTCATGAGCCAGCTCCAACGCTTGAAGGAGGCCCAAGCACTTCAGAGAGCAGGACGCAGgtaacacagacatgactgtgCTGGTAGTCATTCACATGTCACTAGCCTGTGGAAGAACATTAGAGGATTGCTATGAGTAAGTAAGGGGCAAgtaacagacacatgcaaaagTAGAGATATGACATTTAGATTATGGATAGAAGAGAGCATATATCAGAGATCCGACTGAACTAaagaaatggatggatggattgatggcTGGATTTCAGACGTGTGTATGGTTATTAAATGACAAAATAGATTAAGGGAGGAGAAGGAAACTTTCTGTTTTAGCAGGACAGAGATGAGGGAACAGGATAGATTGATGGATGGAAGAAGAATGGAGGAAAAGGAGGATGTGTTCATAATTCACAAGTACATTTCACATGTTACAGATCATCTGATGGTGGGAGCCTGGATGAGACGCTGCCTTGTACAGGAAAGGTTGCCATATCGGGTGGGTTTCTAAAAAAAGATGCTTACACGTATTCAtagcaagaaagaaagacagacacacatgcacactgtatATATGCATCGTAGcattatgtatttgtgtatatattgtatatttgtattttttttttttgtaacactaagacagagaaatacactaaatgtttttttatatatatttttgtttgttctgcacTCTCCGTTCCCTCTCAGGTATCCGCATCCCTCTCATGTGGAAAGACTCTGAGTACTTTAAAAACAAAGGGGGTAGGTGCATAGAGGTTGCTGTACAGAGACGCTTAAACTCAGTATCATGTCTGTGGAACTGTGTCTGTGGAACTGTGCACTTATctgacattttccttttctttttgtcctcacCACCatcccatccatccatctgtccatccatccatccatccatccatccatctctctccctgtcagagCTGCACAgatgtgctgttttctgtttgcttcattTGGGTAGAGAAATACGTGATACAGATCTAGTGATGGTTGACCGCACCCTGACTGACATCTGctttgatgacatcatcattttGTGAGTAATCTCTCCATTGTGCAGTTTTACTCTCTTCAATTTCCTTTTGTCCTACCAGTCCTTATTGACATTACACTACATACTATCTTTTCTCAATGATGTTCTTCCATTTTGAGCGGTATGTCTGTCAGTGGTCTTAGACCTGTGCGGCATGCACACGTGTGTACATTACatagtcttctttttttaatttctctctctctctctctctctctctctctctctctctctctctttctctctctttctctctctgtagtaacGAGGCAGCTCCAGACTTTGAGTTGCGGTTTGAGTTATACAGTTGTGGTGTGCATGAAGAGAGCAGTTTGGGATATTCCCCCCGCAGGCTGAGCAGGCTCAGTGGCTCTGTAGGTGGATCTTCTGGGAAGAAAGTCCGGGTATCCCTGGATTCAACCCCAGGATGTGGATCACCGAGCAATGGGATTGGTACAGCAGGGGTAGAGAGGGGAGGAGGTTCACCGGTTTTACCGCCTGCTCTCAGTGTTCAGTGAGTGGGGAGTGTACATTACATTATACTCATAAAGGCTCATGCAAagacatatgcacaaacacacacacacacacacacacacacatacacacagacatgcatatgAAGTTTTGATCAGTGATGCTCTGTTGACAGAGGACCCAAATATCACCTCCTAGCGCACTCTAGTCTGAACCTGTCCCATGTTCAGAGTTCCTTCAGAACACATGACCTCACTGTATCTGCCACAGGTAAGAGAAAACCTccttatttctcttctcttctcttctcttctcttctcttctcttctcttctcttctcttctcttctcttctcttctcttctcttctcttctcttctctctgcattGTTATAGCATTGCTATCAATATTATTTTTTACCCTAGTCTGAGTTCCAGTTTGTTTCAGTGATGAAAATTGTGGAATGGGAATTCATGAgaattgctctgtgtgtgtgtgtttcagaggacTGCCCATACTGGCTGCCGTTGTATGGTAGCATGTGTTGTCATCTGGTGGCTCAACCCGTCTGTATGACTCAGCAGGCGATGAGTGGGAGACTGAGGATCCAGGTGAGTTAATGCAGAAACTGCAGAATGCAGAAATCTaccattttctttcactgaaataaGATTTAATCACTGATAAAAATAGAGATACTTTTTGCAGTTGACTCTTCATGGTGTTGTACAGCTTGTAAGTATTGAATAGGTGTTTTGTTGCATCGTTAATTGAGTCATGAGAGAAAAATCTCCATGCACACTGAgctataaaaatgttttgtttttgcctttacTATTCACCTTTGGTGATTTCCATCACAAACAGGCACCAGGAGATGATGCCCAGAGTTGGAGGGATGTCTATGGTGTCCTGAGAGGGACAAACCTGATCTGTTATCACAAGCAAGAACATGCAGAGGCTTTGAAAGAGCCAGCATTTACAATTGCTGTGAACAAGGTAAAAATTCAGTAAAacgtaatcacacacacacacacacacacacacacacaaaataataataataataatgtttaaattTTACTGTAGGTCTTATTATAGGTTGGTCTGATGTTtacccacagttacacactaaATCCTCTAGAGgttgctgtttattttgtctcagTTCAGGCAGAAGAAAACTGAGACATACTCTTTTTTCAAAGATCATGTACATCAATGGGAATATTTGGTTTATTTCATGCTTTTTAGAGTCACTAGTtttgtttgtatgcgtgtgtgttattcagGACACCCGTATCCGAGCAACTGAGAGAAACCCTGTtcttcacacacagagtatttCCATCACCAACCAATCAGGAGAGGAAGAGGTTTCACACACATTAGTCACACTCACCTCGGATGACACACGTTGCTGGATGGAGGCATTTTGGCAGCACTTTTACGACATGAGTGAGtagatctacacacacacacacacacacacacacacacacacacacacacacacaaagtttataTAACTTTGTACCGACGAAATGATAGTTTCAGAAATAATGTAGAAAACACTCAGGTTTCTCAGAATGTAATATCATCATGGTCTCAGATATTATCTTATACCACTTAAGCACTTTCTTGTCTTAAATTTCATCTTACAATTGGGGCATGACACTTGCTGGTTGTTTGCCATCACGAAACTCTTACACCTATCAGGGAACAAGTTTGAATAAGACATTGCATTGTCTGTGGAGCAAATATGTTATAATTTCTTAAACTTGattgaaaaataatttgtttgagGTTGTCATAGTTAATCATCAAAACAGAGCATTGGCATAGTGTATGtgaacatttacattcatttagtAGAGTTAACTGGTTTAAATCGAGTAAAAGTTTATGTCTACCTGatagttttaatttaattttgaacTAAAGTTCCTACCATATAAGCCTTTATATTGAAGAAAAGTTGAAGAATTTCATTGAGTCTTGCTGACAACGATAATCAGAATACCATGTCCCTCAAATGGCAATTGAATATGAAGTATCAGTTTTTTGCAATGCAGTTTAGTTAGTCTTGCAAATAAAACTTATTTTAGTCTGAATTTCTCGTTAAAAATATGTGGTCAGTAATTATTCTTCCCTCTGTCATAAGGGGAATTAGACTTACATTGATCTCGTTGCAATATACTCCAAAATGTCGAAttatatggttttttttgtttgttattttatttatttatttatttattttactgggaATTTGTATTTAAAGTTTCTTTCTGGAATACTTTTGTCTGTGGTCTTTTTACATCATGGAATTTGAGATGCCAGAGTTTCCGTGCGATGAATGCACAGTGAAGGTATTTAAAGACCTCTTGAAAATGATGGCTGCATGCCAGGGAGAAGTCATGAGTGTAAATAAGACCAAGACTGACACTCTTGTCTGACATATTAGCATAGCTGATGGAACCTTTGGTGAAGTGCTTGTTTAAGCTCTTAGTTGCCCACCATAGCTACTGAAATctcagaggaacaaaaaaaaaaaaaagaggacttaTTGTAACAAACAATAGCTGTTCATGGAAACCAAACCACTAAACTGAAACACTGGGTCATTGTATGAAACCCACCTCTCCTGTATAACAAGATGGTGCAAGGTGAAATTACCGTGGTGGTGAAACTTTACAAAgaaagtttccttttttttattttagaggggGACTTATTATTAGTATGACCTAGACTTGTTTTTCTAGATTTTTAATCATAgttaataaaaatgtgtttcctgAGTCTTGACTTAGCAATTAAGCAAGTACAGATGAATGATACAGCCTAACAGATATCTTGCAATAGAATCTGTATTTTCTTCCATGAGCGGGCTATTTAGTGAACTCCTGTTTGCACTCCATTTTTCAGTTAGAGGAAGATGGACACACATGATAGTGCAGTTAAGAAAGAACATGGTTTGTTCAGGGGTGACTAAATACACAGTACTAGCTATGAGGCATTCTGCAGCTTAGTGAGCTTCAGCCATTTTTGTCTCACGACTAAAGAAATGCTTAAACAGTTGTGATGCGCGGGTTGAGCCATAACCCACAGGTCAAGTGGGCGGGCTCGGGTGAGCGAACTAGAAAATATCATGGGTTCGAGCGGGTCGAGTCTGAAAGTGACAAAGCAGCGTTCTGGCTAAGTTATAGATAACTTACAGAAACATTCTGTGCAGTAGGCTTTGCGTTATAGGCTCTCCGAATTGCGTGCAATAGGCTAGGCTGTGATTACTAGTctaccttcctctctctctctctctctctctctctctctctctctcaaacacacacgcacacaccggAGGACCCAGCTATAGAGTAACCTACATctatcacacatctctctgcgCCCAGAAAGAAGCAGCTACCA includes the following:
- the rtknb gene encoding rhotekin, with the protein product MFSRSKTSRATVARGSAVEMELRRGRLRLSVFDDSPEDYDVQKQIEREVRVREGACKLLAACSQRDQALQTSKSLLTCNRRIMALMSQLQRLKEAQALQRAGRRSSDGGSLDETLPCTGKVAISGIRIPLMWKDSEYFKNKGELHRCAVFCLLHLGREIRDTDLVMVDRTLTDICFDDIIIFNEAAPDFELRFELYSCGVHEESSLGYSPRRLSRLSGSVGGSSGKKVRVSLDSTPGCGSPSNGIGTAGVERGGGSPVLPPALSVQGPKYHLLAHSSLNLSHVQSSFRTHDLTVSATEDCPYWLPLYGSMCCHLVAQPVCMTQQAMSGRLRIQVRDDAQSWRDVYGVLRGTNLICYHKQEHAEALKEPAFTIAVNKDTRIRATERNPVLHTQSISITNQSGEEEVSHTLVTLTSDDTRCWMEAFWQHFYDMSQWKQCCDELMKIDMPSPRKPLPVSLKQGSLYHEMVTPSTSLSGDSLLNSTSISAEVPSMLSSYFNESY